Proteins encoded in a region of the Streptomyces sp. NBC_00258 genome:
- a CDS encoding mycothiol-dependent nitroreductase Rv2466c family protein, producing the protein MSEQTAQTAGKTPVDFWFDPLCPWAWMTSRWVLEVEKVRDIEVRWHLMSLAVLNEPKLDELPEEYRELLSTKAWGPVRVVIAAQEEHGPEVLGDLYTALGTRIHNQGEGPGKEIVAAALKDVGLPESLMDHWDDTPYEPQLRASHKEGIDKVGQEVGTPVIAVPGSDGEQIAFFGPVVTPAPKGDEAGRLWDGTLMVASIPGFYEIKRTRTKGPDFSNL; encoded by the coding sequence ATGTCCGAGCAGACCGCGCAGACCGCCGGCAAGACCCCCGTCGACTTCTGGTTCGACCCGCTCTGCCCCTGGGCGTGGATGACCTCGCGGTGGGTCCTGGAGGTGGAGAAGGTCCGGGACATCGAGGTCCGCTGGCATCTGATGAGCCTCGCGGTACTGAACGAGCCGAAGCTGGACGAGCTGCCCGAGGAGTACCGCGAGCTGCTCAGCACGAAGGCGTGGGGCCCGGTCCGCGTCGTCATCGCGGCCCAGGAGGAGCACGGCCCCGAGGTGCTCGGAGACCTTTACACCGCGCTCGGCACCCGCATCCACAACCAGGGCGAGGGCCCCGGCAAGGAGATCGTCGCCGCAGCCCTGAAGGACGTCGGCCTGCCCGAGTCCCTCATGGACCACTGGGACGACACCCCGTACGAGCCCCAGCTGCGCGCCTCCCACAAGGAGGGCATAGACAAGGTCGGCCAGGAGGTCGGCACCCCCGTGATCGCGGTCCCCGGCTCCGACGGCGAGCAGATTGCCTTCTTCGGCCCGGTCGTGACCCCGGCCCCCAAGGGCGACGAGGCCGGCAGGCTGTGGGACGGCACGCTGATGGTCGCCTCGATCCCGGGCTTCTACGAGATCAAGCGCACGCGGACCAAGGGCCCGGACTTCAGCAACCTCTGA
- a CDS encoding response regulator transcription factor: MRVVIAEDNALLREGLVLLLTSSGHEVVAVAGSGPEVLPALLEHRPDVAVLDVRMPPGFRDEGLRAALAARKEIPGLPVLVLSQYVEESYAAELLGGGASGVGYLLKDRVGRVDEFLDALDRVASGGTALDPEVVSELLVRRRDSPLDSLTPREREVLQLMAEGHDNTTIAKALVVTERSVSKHIGNVFLKLGLPPSDSGHRRVLAVLAYLNNS; the protein is encoded by the coding sequence GTGCGTGTGGTGATCGCCGAGGACAACGCCCTGTTGCGGGAGGGGCTCGTCCTGCTGCTCACCTCCTCCGGACACGAGGTGGTGGCCGTCGCGGGCAGCGGGCCCGAGGTGCTGCCCGCGCTGCTCGAACACCGCCCCGATGTCGCCGTGCTCGACGTCCGGATGCCGCCCGGCTTCCGCGACGAGGGTCTGCGCGCGGCGCTCGCGGCGCGCAAGGAGATCCCCGGGCTGCCGGTGCTCGTGCTCTCGCAGTACGTCGAGGAGTCGTACGCCGCGGAGTTGCTCGGCGGTGGGGCGAGCGGGGTCGGTTATCTGCTCAAGGACCGGGTGGGGCGGGTCGACGAGTTCCTGGACGCGCTCGACCGCGTCGCGTCCGGGGGGACCGCGTTGGACCCCGAGGTGGTGTCGGAGCTGCTTGTGCGGCGGCGGGATTCACCGCTCGATTCGCTCACGCCTCGTGAGCGGGAGGTTCTTCAGCTGATGGCTGAAGGGCATGACAACACGACTATCGCCAAGGCTCTCGTCGTGACCGAGCGGTCTGTCAGCAAGCACATTGGGAATGTGTTCTTGAAGCTGGGGTTGCCGCCGAGTGACAGTGGGCATCGGCGGGTGCTTGCGGTGTTGGCCTACTTGAACAACTCGTGA
- a CDS encoding serine hydrolase domain-containing protein: protein MTASRTLRLGLTSAAALVAASLTAPVAMAAPASSSASSPSPAPLRDHAATQRAMDAAVQDGVPGAAGQAKDKYGTWKGTSGVGNLRTNKPRSAHDRYRVGSITKTFVSTVLLQLEAEGRLSLDDKVEKWLPGVVRGNGHDGSRITLRQLLNHTSGIFNYTDDEDFGRTYFLKDGFFEHRFDRLSPAQLVKVATAHKPDFEPGTSWNYSNTNYVLAGMVIEKATGHTYGDEVGQRIIEPLGLRATTVPGTNPHVPRPSSRAYGKLAETATGPTYDVTELNPSLASAAGEMISDSGDLNRFYSALLRGKLLPKKQLTEMKTTIKVDAIPNAGYGLGLMERKLSCGVVVWGHGGGIHGSNSEAVTTADGRHSLAFNFNGDWSGDSDAVIEAEFCAE from the coding sequence ATGACTGCATCCCGCACGCTGCGCCTCGGACTGACGAGCGCGGCCGCACTGGTCGCGGCCTCGCTCACGGCTCCGGTGGCCATGGCCGCCCCGGCTTCCTCCTCGGCCTCATCCCCGTCCCCGGCCCCGCTCAGAGACCACGCCGCGACCCAGCGGGCGATGGACGCCGCCGTGCAGGACGGTGTCCCCGGTGCGGCCGGGCAGGCGAAGGACAAGTACGGGACCTGGAAGGGAACTTCGGGCGTCGGCAACCTCAGGACGAACAAGCCGCGCTCCGCCCACGACCGCTACCGCGTCGGCAGCATCACCAAGACGTTCGTGTCGACGGTGCTGCTCCAACTGGAGGCGGAGGGACGGCTCTCGCTCGACGACAAGGTGGAGAAGTGGCTGCCGGGCGTGGTCCGCGGCAACGGCCACGACGGCAGCCGGATCACGCTCCGCCAGCTCCTGAACCACACCAGCGGGATCTTCAACTACACCGACGACGAGGACTTCGGCCGGACCTACTTCCTGAAGGACGGCTTCTTCGAGCACCGCTTCGACCGGCTGTCGCCCGCGCAGCTCGTGAAGGTCGCCACGGCCCACAAGCCGGACTTCGAGCCGGGCACCTCCTGGAACTACTCCAACACCAACTACGTACTCGCCGGAATGGTGATCGAGAAGGCCACGGGCCACACGTACGGGGACGAGGTCGGGCAGCGCATCATCGAGCCGCTCGGCCTGCGCGCCACTACGGTCCCCGGCACGAACCCGCACGTGCCCCGGCCCAGCAGCCGGGCCTACGGCAAGCTCGCCGAGACGGCGACCGGCCCGACCTACGACGTCACGGAGCTCAACCCGTCCCTCGCCTCCGCGGCGGGCGAGATGATCTCCGACTCGGGCGACCTCAACCGCTTCTACTCGGCGCTGCTGCGGGGCAAGCTGCTGCCGAAGAAGCAGCTCACCGAGATGAAGACCACCATCAAGGTCGACGCGATCCCGAACGCCGGCTACGGCCTCGGTCTCATGGAACGCAAACTGAGCTGCGGTGTCGTCGTCTGGGGCCACGGCGGCGGCATCCACGGCTCGAACTCGGAGGCCGTCACGACGGCGGACGGCCGCCACTCCCTCGCCTTCAACTTCAACGGCGACTGGTCGGGGGACAGCGACGCGGTGATCGAGGCGGAGTTCTGCGCCGAGTAA
- a CDS encoding CatB-related O-acetyltransferase, whose amino-acid sequence MPLPADPTVLHPMPEQPRVVLLRPLVKSPLIEVGEYSYYDDPDDPTAFETRNVLYHYGPEKLVIGRFCALGTGVRFIMNGANHRMDGPSTFPFPTMGGSWAEHFDLLTGLPNRGDTVVGNDVWFGHGTTVMPGVRIGHGAIIGTGAVVTTDVPDYGIVGGNPARLIRTRFSDDEIDRLLAVAWWDWPAEHITEHVRTIMSGNIAELEAAAPNRA is encoded by the coding sequence ATGCCACTGCCCGCCGACCCCACGGTGCTCCACCCGATGCCCGAGCAGCCGCGGGTGGTGCTGCTCAGGCCGTTGGTGAAGTCCCCGCTGATCGAGGTCGGGGAGTACTCCTACTACGACGACCCGGACGACCCGACCGCGTTCGAGACGCGCAACGTCCTCTATCACTACGGGCCGGAGAAGCTGGTCATCGGGAGGTTCTGCGCGCTGGGCACGGGGGTGCGGTTCATCATGAACGGCGCCAACCACCGGATGGACGGCCCCTCGACCTTCCCGTTCCCCACCATGGGCGGTTCCTGGGCCGAGCACTTCGACCTGCTCACCGGTCTGCCGAACAGGGGTGACACGGTCGTCGGCAACGACGTCTGGTTCGGCCACGGCACGACGGTGATGCCCGGTGTACGGATCGGACACGGCGCGATCATCGGCACCGGCGCAGTGGTCACCACGGACGTGCCCGACTACGGCATCGTCGGCGGCAACCCGGCCCGGCTCATCCGCACCCGCTTCAGCGACGACGAGATCGACCGGCTCCTCGCGGTGGCCTGGTGGGACTGGCCCGCGGAGCACATCACCGAGCACGTGCGGACGATCATGTCGGGCAACATCGCCGAGCTGGAGGCCGCCGCCCCGAACCGCGCGTGA
- a CDS encoding DinB family protein — translation MTVSRCELLRWQFELTWSLFEYHLERLEDEDFLWEPGPLCWTVRPDADGRWVADWAETEPDPIPVPTIGWVSWHIGWWWSVTVDHAQGRVPRERTEIVWPGEGKAAVEWLRGLRGEWLAVLERLTDAELDAIAPFPWQNDPEHTVAHMAGWVNSELMKNAAEIGQLRLLRAASGA, via the coding sequence ATGACTGTTTCCCGTTGTGAGTTGTTGCGCTGGCAGTTCGAGCTGACGTGGTCGTTGTTCGAGTACCACCTGGAGCGGCTGGAGGACGAGGACTTCCTGTGGGAGCCCGGGCCGCTCTGCTGGACGGTGCGTCCGGATGCCGATGGGAGGTGGGTGGCGGACTGGGCGGAGACCGAGCCCGACCCGATACCGGTTCCGACGATCGGGTGGGTGAGCTGGCACATCGGGTGGTGGTGGAGTGTGACCGTCGATCACGCCCAGGGGCGGGTGCCCCGGGAGCGGACCGAGATCGTGTGGCCGGGCGAGGGGAAGGCGGCCGTCGAGTGGCTGCGCGGTCTGCGCGGGGAGTGGCTGGCGGTGCTGGAGCGGCTCACGGACGCCGAGTTGGACGCCATCGCCCCGTTTCCGTGGCAGAACGATCCGGAGCACACCGTCGCCCACATGGCCGGCTGGGTGAACTCCGAGCTCATGAAGAACGCCGCCGAGATCGGGCAGCTCCGCCTGCTGCGGGCCGCGTCCGGAGCCTGA
- a CDS encoding TIGR03767 family metallophosphoesterase yields MSRIRSVATATVRDRRAFLAATGAVSLSAGIGLALRPGSGEAAAHTATTQGQPLAVSRPAPAAPLAPYTRGTTLSTVAVPRGGSGYRRLGDGPAWSRVVRGDLAAPKAGRGERRTALAAFVQFTDLHLVDVQHPLRYEYLRAQTASAWRPQEALSVPGAVSLVERVNALRGAPVTGSPLHFVMTTGDNTDNNAKTELDWFLKVMSGGRITPNSGDPNRYEGVQNSDLKLYWQPDAALRDADKQLGFPRIDGFLAAAIRELRSPGLNLPWYSTVGNHDSLPGGCYAPGDSFFTDFAVGGKKLMTLDESEGVAIWNNVKKGGDPKGAAFKAMLKSQARRMRSVTPDEGRAPFTPAEYLQAHLDPAHTGAGPVGHGYSQANLAAKTQYYTFRIADGLLGVSLDSTDPGGHYEGSLGTAQLRWLERTLKAAEKNKEHVIVFSHHTSKSMRNLREDPAHPGERRHGGDEVLALLGTYRSVLAWVNGHSHKNKITPHSAPDGRSFWEVSTASHIDFPQLARVIEIVDNHDGTVSLFTTLIESGAPHGTDFADLTQTGLAALYRELSFNAPGARTDLTGEPGDRNTELVLRKG; encoded by the coding sequence ATGTCGCGCATACGCTCTGTCGCCACCGCCACTGTTCGTGACCGCCGCGCCTTCCTGGCCGCAACCGGGGCGGTGTCCCTCTCCGCGGGCATCGGCCTCGCGCTGCGGCCCGGTTCCGGCGAGGCCGCCGCGCACACCGCCACGACCCAGGGGCAGCCCCTCGCAGTCTCCCGCCCGGCGCCCGCCGCGCCGCTGGCTCCGTACACCCGCGGCACCACCCTCTCGACGGTCGCGGTCCCGCGCGGCGGCTCCGGGTACCGGCGGCTCGGCGACGGGCCCGCCTGGTCGCGCGTCGTCCGCGGCGATCTGGCCGCGCCCAAGGCCGGCCGGGGCGAACGGCGCACCGCGCTCGCCGCGTTCGTACAGTTCACCGACCTGCACCTGGTCGACGTACAGCACCCGCTGCGCTACGAGTACCTGCGCGCCCAGACCGCCAGCGCCTGGCGCCCCCAGGAGGCCCTGTCCGTGCCGGGCGCGGTCTCGCTCGTCGAGCGGGTCAACGCGCTGCGCGGCGCCCCCGTCACCGGCTCGCCGCTGCACTTCGTGATGACCACCGGCGACAACACCGACAACAACGCCAAGACGGAACTGGACTGGTTCCTGAAGGTGATGAGCGGCGGCCGGATCACCCCCAACTCCGGTGACCCGAACCGCTACGAGGGCGTCCAGAACAGCGACCTCAAGCTGTACTGGCAGCCCGACGCGGCCCTGCGCGACGCCGACAAGCAGCTCGGCTTCCCCCGTATCGACGGCTTCCTCGCCGCCGCCATCCGCGAACTGCGCAGCCCCGGCCTCAACCTGCCCTGGTACTCCACGGTCGGCAACCACGACTCCCTGCCCGGCGGCTGCTACGCGCCCGGCGACTCCTTCTTCACCGACTTCGCGGTCGGCGGCAAGAAGCTGATGACCCTCGACGAGTCGGAGGGCGTCGCCATCTGGAACAACGTCAAGAAGGGCGGCGACCCCAAGGGCGCGGCCTTCAAGGCGATGCTCAAGTCCCAGGCACGGAGGATGCGTTCGGTCACCCCGGACGAGGGCCGCGCACCCTTCACCCCCGCCGAGTACCTCCAGGCGCACCTCGACCCCGCGCACACCGGAGCGGGACCCGTCGGGCACGGCTACTCGCAGGCGAACCTCGCCGCGAAGACGCAGTACTACACCTTCCGCATCGCCGACGGCCTGCTCGGTGTCAGCCTCGACAGCACCGACCCGGGCGGCCACTACGAGGGTTCGCTCGGCACCGCCCAACTGCGGTGGCTGGAGCGCACGCTGAAGGCGGCCGAGAAGAACAAGGAACACGTGATCGTGTTCAGCCACCACACCAGCAAGTCGATGCGCAACCTCCGCGAGGACCCGGCCCACCCGGGCGAGCGGCGGCACGGCGGTGACGAGGTGCTCGCCCTCCTCGGCACGTACCGCTCGGTGCTGGCCTGGGTGAACGGGCACAGCCACAAGAACAAGATCACCCCGCACTCCGCCCCGGACGGCCGCTCCTTCTGGGAGGTCTCCACCGCCTCCCACATCGACTTCCCGCAGCTCGCCCGGGTGATCGAGATCGTCGACAACCACGACGGCACGGTCTCCCTGTTCACCACGCTCATCGAGTCCGGCGCCCCGCACGGAACGGACTTCGCCGACCTCACCCAGACAGGCCTCGCCGCCCTCTACCGAGAACTCTCCTTCAACGCCCCGGGCGCCCGAACGGACTTGACCGGCGAACCGGGAGACCGCAACACAGAGCTGGTACTGAGGAAGGGCTGA
- a CDS encoding esterase/lipase family protein has translation MPTGPGHRDAVLVLPGIMGSELVETATGRVLWGGSDLRRYGSAWASGGSLSALHVTDEERAGVTGRIHATRLLRFPAFAPVLRGFEPYTKLLAGIRRLSVHPDAVREFAYDWRLSTEHAAARLAETADDHLRAWRAHPHGSRDARLTLVAHSMGGLVARFFMTALGGARDVRTLITLGTPFQGSVQAAGLLGPGSGTPLPLPRRRLRALARTLPGLYELLPGYRCVEEPGGNFRHFTPADAESLGGDGELARQSLDRREKLTGSDDGTLPQLRAVVGVGQRTPQSLTLADGTAELHEYVPDGDTRLDRRGDGTVYREAATPVGLRPFYLPQSHGALARSEEAVAFTGSVLTERPLGPPLGATELGLYVPDVATAREPCPVEVELVDNPVAVELQVIDVSENLEIDRPRLSRRDGRLRADVRLPWPGLFRIEAKCGGFSAVSQLVLAVAGD, from the coding sequence GTGCCGACCGGACCGGGCCATCGCGACGCGGTCCTCGTCCTGCCCGGGATCATGGGCAGCGAACTGGTGGAGACCGCGACCGGCCGCGTCCTGTGGGGCGGCTCGGACCTCCGCCGGTACGGCAGCGCCTGGGCGTCCGGCGGTTCGCTCTCGGCCCTCCATGTGACGGACGAGGAACGCGCGGGCGTGACCGGCCGCATCCACGCGACCAGACTGCTCCGCTTCCCCGCCTTCGCGCCCGTGCTGCGGGGCTTCGAGCCGTACACCAAGCTCCTGGCGGGCATCCGGCGCCTGTCGGTCCACCCCGACGCGGTACGGGAGTTCGCGTACGACTGGCGCCTGTCGACCGAGCACGCCGCCGCCCGCCTGGCGGAGACGGCGGACGACCACCTGCGGGCCTGGCGTGCCCATCCGCACGGCAGCCGGGACGCCCGGCTCACCCTCGTGGCCCACTCCATGGGCGGCCTGGTCGCCCGCTTCTTCATGACCGCGCTGGGCGGGGCCCGCGACGTCCGCACCCTGATCACCCTGGGCACCCCGTTCCAGGGTTCGGTCCAGGCCGCGGGCCTGCTCGGTCCGGGCAGCGGCACCCCGCTGCCGCTGCCCCGCCGCCGACTGCGTGCCCTGGCCCGCACCCTGCCCGGCCTGTACGAGCTGCTGCCCGGCTACCGCTGTGTGGAGGAACCCGGCGGGAACTTCCGCCACTTCACACCGGCCGACGCCGAATCCCTGGGCGGAGACGGGGAGTTGGCCCGGCAGTCGCTCGACCGCAGGGAGAAGCTGACCGGGTCGGACGACGGCACCCTCCCCCAACTGCGCGCTGTGGTGGGCGTCGGCCAGCGCACCCCGCAGAGCCTGACCCTCGCGGACGGCACGGCGGAACTGCACGAGTACGTCCCGGACGGCGACACCCGGCTCGACCGCCGCGGCGACGGAACGGTGTACCGGGAGGCGGCGACACCGGTCGGGCTGCGCCCCTTCTACCTTCCCCAGAGCCATGGCGCCCTCGCCCGCAGCGAGGAGGCGGTCGCGTTCACGGGCTCGGTCCTGACCGAACGCCCGCTGGGCCCGCCCCTCGGCGCGACGGAACTGGGTTTGTACGTACCGGACGTGGCGACGGCACGCGAACCGTGCCCGGTCGAGGTCGAGCTGGTGGACAACCCGGTCGCCGTCGAACTCCAGGTCATCGACGTCTCCGAGAACCTGGAGATCGACCGCCCGCGCCTGTCCCGCCGCGACGGCCGCCTGCGCGCCGACGTACGGCTCCCGTGGCCGGGCCTGTTCCGCATCGAGGCGAAGTGCGGCGGCTTCTCGGCGGTGAGCCAACTCGTCCTGGCGGTCGCCGGTGACTGA
- the pepN gene encoding aminopeptidase N, giving the protein MPGENLSRDEARERAALLSVEGYEVSLDLRSAVGGTDAGPRTFRSVTTIRFRSAEPGATTFADLIAPSVTALSLNGRDLDPGAVFDGSRILLEDLAEDNELVVDAQCAYSRTGEGMHRFVDPEDGEVYLYTQYEPADSRRVFANFEQPDLKAPFRFEVRAPEGWVVWSNGVGELADGVWKFAETKPISTYITAFVAGPYHYVTDSYERVFEDGTRLEIPLGAMCRKGLARHFDSEDVFLVTKQGLDFFHDHFDYPYPFGKYDQAFVPEYNLGAMENPGLVTFREEFIFRGRVTQASYERRANVILHEMAHMWFGDLVTMVWWDDLWLKESFADFMGTFSMVEATRFTNGWITFANNRKSWAYRADQLPSTHPITADIRDLEDAKLNFDGITYAKGASVLKQLVAYVGRDAFLEGARRYFKRHAYGNTRLGDLLSVLEETSGRDMATWSRSWLQTAGVNSLTPQVILSAEGRVTELAILQEAAESHPELRPHRVAVGLYRRSPDGVVERYARAEVDVEGPRTVVGELVGTEAPDLVLVNDDDLTYCKIRFDEGSLAALRDGLGDITDPLARALCWSALWNLTRDALMPARDFIDLVLRFAGRETDIGVLQMLHAWANSALTHYAAPGWRGEGGRLLAEGALRELRLTEPGSQHQLTWARFFAAVASDEADLQLLQGLLEGTAKIDGLEVDQELRWAFLEPLAAHGVADEGVIAAELARDDTASGKRHQVRCLAARPSAAVKAQAWASVVESDSLSNALVEATIAGFAQSSHRELTAPYASKYFEVIERVWGERSIQIGMDVVKGLFPSLQDSQGTLDSSDAWLAAHGAAAPALRRLVLEARDDLARALRAQACDGAGAVGD; this is encoded by the coding sequence GTGCCCGGTGAGAATCTGTCCCGCGACGAGGCCCGCGAGCGGGCCGCACTGCTGTCCGTCGAGGGGTACGAGGTGTCCCTGGACCTGCGCTCCGCCGTCGGCGGGACGGACGCCGGGCCGCGCACATTCCGGTCGGTCACGACGATCCGCTTCCGCAGCGCCGAGCCGGGCGCCACGACCTTCGCGGACCTGATCGCCCCGAGCGTCACGGCCCTCTCGCTGAACGGCAGGGACCTCGACCCGGGCGCGGTCTTCGACGGCTCGCGCATCCTCCTGGAGGACCTCGCCGAGGACAACGAACTCGTCGTCGACGCCCAGTGCGCCTACAGCCGCACCGGCGAGGGCATGCACCGCTTCGTCGACCCCGAGGACGGCGAGGTCTACCTCTACACGCAGTACGAGCCGGCCGACTCCCGCCGTGTCTTCGCGAACTTCGAGCAGCCGGACCTCAAGGCACCCTTCCGCTTCGAGGTGCGGGCCCCCGAGGGCTGGGTGGTGTGGAGCAACGGCGTCGGTGAACTGGCCGACGGGGTCTGGAAGTTCGCCGAGACCAAGCCCATCTCGACGTACATCACGGCGTTCGTCGCGGGCCCGTACCACTACGTGACGGACTCCTACGAGCGTGTCTTCGAGGACGGTACGCGCCTGGAGATCCCGCTCGGTGCGATGTGCCGCAAGGGCCTCGCCCGGCACTTCGACTCCGAAGACGTCTTCCTCGTCACCAAGCAGGGGCTGGACTTCTTCCACGACCACTTCGACTACCCGTACCCGTTCGGGAAGTACGACCAGGCGTTCGTGCCGGAGTACAACCTCGGCGCGATGGAGAACCCGGGGCTCGTCACCTTCCGCGAGGAGTTCATCTTCCGCGGCAGGGTGACGCAGGCGTCGTACGAGCGCCGGGCGAACGTGATCCTGCACGAGATGGCCCACATGTGGTTCGGCGACCTGGTGACCATGGTGTGGTGGGACGACCTGTGGCTCAAGGAGTCCTTCGCGGACTTCATGGGCACGTTCTCGATGGTCGAGGCGACCCGCTTCACGAACGGCTGGATCACCTTCGCCAACAACCGCAAGTCATGGGCGTACCGCGCCGACCAGCTGCCCTCCACGCACCCGATCACGGCCGACATCCGTGACCTGGAGGACGCCAAGCTCAACTTCGACGGGATCACGTACGCCAAGGGCGCCTCCGTCCTCAAGCAGTTGGTGGCCTACGTCGGGCGGGACGCGTTCCTTGAGGGTGCCCGCCGCTACTTCAAGCGGCACGCGTACGGGAACACGCGGCTCGGTGATCTGCTGTCGGTCCTGGAGGAGACCAGCGGGCGTGACATGGCCACCTGGTCGCGGTCCTGGCTGCAGACCGCCGGGGTCAACTCCCTCACCCCGCAGGTGATTCTGAGCGCGGAGGGGCGCGTCACCGAGCTGGCGATCCTCCAGGAGGCGGCCGAGTCGCATCCCGAACTGCGGCCGCACCGGGTGGCGGTGGGCCTGTACCGGCGGTCGCCCGACGGGGTGGTGGAGCGGTACGCGCGTGCCGAGGTCGACGTCGAGGGTCCGCGTACGGTCGTCGGGGAACTGGTGGGCACGGAGGCTCCCGACCTGGTGCTCGTGAACGACGACGACCTGACGTACTGCAAGATCCGGTTCGACGAGGGCTCGTTGGCGGCCCTGCGGGACGGTCTCGGCGACATCACCGACCCGCTGGCCCGCGCCCTGTGCTGGTCCGCGCTGTGGAACCTGACCCGCGACGCACTCATGCCCGCCCGGGACTTCATCGACCTGGTCCTGCGCTTCGCGGGCCGCGAGACCGACATCGGCGTGCTCCAGATGCTGCACGCGTGGGCGAACTCCGCGCTCACCCACTACGCGGCGCCCGGGTGGCGCGGCGAGGGCGGACGGCTGCTCGCCGAGGGCGCGCTGCGCGAGCTGCGGCTGACCGAGCCCGGCAGCCAGCACCAGCTGACGTGGGCGCGGTTCTTCGCGGCGGTCGCGTCCGACGAGGCCGATCTCCAGCTGCTCCAGGGCCTGTTGGAGGGCACTGCGAAGATCGACGGCCTTGAGGTGGACCAGGAGCTGCGCTGGGCGTTCCTCGAACCGCTCGCCGCGCACGGGGTCGCGGACGAGGGTGTCATCGCCGCCGAGCTGGCGCGGGACGACACGGCGTCGGGCAAGCGGCATCAGGTGCGGTGTCTGGCCGCGCGGCCCTCCGCGGCGGTCAAGGCGCAGGCGTGGGCGTCCGTCGTCGAGTCGGACTCGCTGTCCAACGCGCTGGTCGAGGCGACGATCGCGGGCTTCGCCCAGTCGTCGCACCGGGAGCTGACCGCTCCGTACGCGTCGAAGTACTTCGAGGTGATCGAGCGGGTGTGGGGTGAGCGGTCGATCCAGATCGGGATGGATGTGGTGAAGGGGTTGTTCCCTTCGCTGCAGGATTCCCAGGGGACCCTGGACTCGTCGGATGCGTGGCTTGCCGCCCATGGGGCGGCTGCGCCTGCGTTGAGGAGGCTGGTGTTGGAGGCTCGGGATGATCTGGCGCGGGCCCTGCGGGCGCAGGCGTGTGACGGGGCGGGTGCCGTCGGCGACTGA
- a CDS encoding sensor histidine kinase — MRKTVREAARATRRLAPAAVLSFGSYLFITVLLIGAIGAVSVVAIGLLPETVLLVRRIAGAKRRMVAAWTGQEIPEAYQPVEGTVRERVRTVVRDPGTFTDLRWMVAYYGYGCLPYLAIPLWPLGLLVDGVWCGLLRREAVVLPLIGRLVDLDAKWSTALLKPSPKAELAVRVEELTETRAGAIAAHGAELRRIERDLHDGTQARLVSLSMRIGLAKRAYDRDPEAARRLLDDAQDQAEEALTELRHVVRGIHPPILTDRGLAGAVRALAASSGLDVAVTVDGLEDADSERDGARAPAAVEAAAYFVVAESLTNSAKHSGAERAEVRLARTGKGLRVTVRDEGRGGVDEAGGSGLLGMQRRVAALDGTLRLTSPLGGPTVIEVELPCVW, encoded by the coding sequence ATGCGGAAGACAGTCCGGGAGGCCGCGCGGGCCACACGCCGGCTCGCGCCTGCCGCCGTGCTGTCCTTCGGCTCGTACCTCTTCATCACGGTCCTGCTGATCGGGGCCATCGGCGCGGTCAGCGTGGTCGCCATCGGGCTGCTGCCCGAGACGGTGCTGCTGGTGCGCCGGATCGCCGGGGCCAAGCGGCGCATGGTGGCCGCGTGGACGGGCCAGGAGATCCCCGAGGCCTACCAGCCCGTCGAGGGCACGGTGCGCGAGCGGGTGCGAACGGTCGTCCGCGATCCGGGCACGTTCACCGATCTGCGCTGGATGGTCGCCTACTACGGCTACGGCTGCCTGCCGTATCTGGCGATCCCGCTGTGGCCGCTGGGCCTGCTCGTCGACGGTGTGTGGTGCGGGCTGCTGCGCCGCGAGGCCGTCGTGCTGCCGTTGATCGGCCGGCTCGTGGACCTGGACGCCAAGTGGTCGACCGCCCTGCTCAAGCCCTCCCCCAAGGCGGAGCTCGCCGTGCGGGTCGAGGAGCTGACCGAGACCCGGGCCGGCGCGATCGCCGCGCACGGCGCCGAACTGCGGCGCATCGAGCGGGACCTGCACGACGGCACACAGGCCCGGCTGGTCTCCCTGTCGATGCGGATCGGGCTGGCCAAGCGGGCGTACGACCGTGATCCCGAGGCCGCGCGCAGGCTCCTCGACGACGCCCAGGACCAGGCCGAGGAGGCCCTGACCGAACTGCGGCACGTCGTACGGGGCATCCACCCGCCGATCCTCACCGACCGTGGACTGGCCGGCGCGGTCCGGGCGCTCGCCGCGAGCAGCGGCCTGGACGTGGCCGTGACCGTGGACGGCCTGGAGGACGCCGACAGCGAGCGGGACGGGGCGCGGGCCCCGGCGGCGGTCGAGGCCGCCGCGTACTTCGTCGTCGCCGAGTCGCTGACGAACTCCGCCAAGCACAGCGGTGCGGAGCGGGCCGAGGTCCGGCTCGCCCGTACCGGCAAGGGGCTGCGGGTGACCGTACGCGACGAGGGCCGGGGCGGTGTCGACGAGGCGGGAGGCTCCGGGCTGCTCGGTATGCAACGCCGGGTCGCCGCGCTCGACGGGACCCTGCGGCTGACCAGCCCCCTCGGGGGCCCGACCGTGATCGAAGTGGAGCTGCCGTGCGTGTGGTGA